The Deinococcus sonorensis KR-87 genome includes a window with the following:
- a CDS encoding ScpA family protein yields MTVLDAGRAAAFEVRLPCHHGDLAGLAQRLRSGAVLPSEVPLLALTRDVLAWAQRSAQAQPERYAELLPALAGVIALKARLLLPRPEAEALPDDPDDDPLDEVVEAVSALAELETLVQLLAQRRRERERLIPAAALDLGLPRRERRQDGRKGLARLLKAAQNAVRDVQVPLLARDRLTLQDALRALRAFAGRLSSFTFRAVPTQDWAEQGTYFAALLEGVREGDFEVEQPDQYGDILIRRLGPASE; encoded by the coding sequence ATGACCGTGCTGGACGCCGGCAGGGCAGCCGCCTTCGAGGTGCGGCTGCCCTGCCATCACGGCGATCTGGCCGGGCTGGCCCAGCGGCTGCGCTCCGGGGCGGTGCTGCCCTCGGAGGTGCCGCTGCTGGCGCTGACGCGAGACGTGCTGGCCTGGGCGCAGCGTTCGGCTCAGGCCCAGCCGGAGCGGTACGCGGAGCTGCTGCCGGCGCTGGCCGGGGTGATCGCGCTGAAGGCCCGGCTGCTGCTGCCGCGCCCTGAAGCGGAAGCGCTGCCCGACGACCCTGACGACGATCCGCTGGACGAGGTGGTGGAGGCGGTTTCGGCGCTGGCCGAGCTGGAGACGCTGGTGCAGCTGTTGGCCCAACGTCGCCGGGAGCGGGAGCGGCTGATTCCTGCAGCGGCGCTGGATCTGGGCCTGCCGCGCCGGGAACGCCGGCAGGACGGCCGCAAGGGGCTGGCCCGCCTGCTGAAAGCGGCACAGAACGCTGTGCGCGACGTGCAGGTGCCGCTGCTGGCCCGTGACCGCCTGACCCTGCAGGACGCGCTGCGGGCGCTGCGGGCCTTCGCGGGGCGGCTGAGCAGCTTCACCTTCCGGGCCGTGCCCACCCAGGACTGGGCCGAGCAGGGCACCTACTTTGCCGCACTGCTGGAGGGCGTCCGGGAGGGGGACTTCGAGGTGGAGCAGCCGGATCAGTACGGCGACATCCTGATCCGGCGCCTCGGCCCCGCCAGTGAGTAA
- the trpS gene encoding tryptophan--tRNA ligase, which translates to MTRVFSGIQPTGEPHIGNYFGAMQNYVKLGEQYGKNALYCIVDLHAPTNPAAYQPELLAERTFEMALANLAVGLDPQQVVFFVQSHIREHSELSWILTLQTPVGELERMTQYKDKAQKLESTPAGLLMYPVLMAADILLYKADTVPVGEDQTQHIELAREIARRFNHTYGPTFPEPKAVYAQDALRIPGVDGQGKMSKSKGESSTLGLFESLDSIWNKLRVAPTDPARVRRTDPGDPEKCLVGDYHKLFSDDQTILEVYDGCRTAGIGCIDCKKRLMVGIERTLVPIQQRGAELRAQPDDVRDALEHGAAQARQIAEPVMDEVRGKVGFLGSRR; encoded by the coding sequence ATGACCCGCGTGTTTTCAGGCATTCAGCCGACCGGAGAGCCGCACATCGGCAACTACTTCGGGGCGATGCAGAACTATGTGAAGCTGGGCGAGCAGTACGGCAAGAACGCCCTGTACTGCATCGTGGACCTGCACGCGCCCACCAACCCGGCCGCCTACCAGCCGGAGTTGCTGGCCGAGCGCACCTTCGAGATGGCGCTGGCCAACCTGGCGGTGGGCCTGGACCCGCAGCAGGTGGTGTTCTTCGTGCAGTCGCACATCCGTGAACACAGCGAGCTGAGCTGGATCCTGACGCTGCAGACCCCGGTGGGTGAGCTGGAGCGCATGACCCAGTACAAGGACAAGGCCCAGAAGCTGGAGAGTACCCCGGCGGGCCTGCTGATGTACCCGGTGCTGATGGCCGCCGACATCCTGCTGTACAAGGCCGACACAGTGCCGGTGGGCGAGGACCAGACCCAGCACATCGAGCTGGCCCGCGAGATTGCCCGGCGCTTCAACCACACCTACGGCCCCACCTTCCCGGAGCCGAAGGCGGTGTACGCACAGGACGCGCTGCGGATTCCCGGGGTGGACGGGCAGGGCAAGATGAGCAAGAGCAAGGGCGAGAGCAGCACCCTGGGCCTGTTCGAAAGTCTTGACAGCATCTGGAACAAGCTGCGGGTGGCCCCCACCGACCCGGCCCGGGTGCGCCGCACCGACCCCGGCGACCCGGAAAAGTGCCTGGTGGGCGACTACCACAAGTTGTTCAGCGACGACCAGACGATCCTGGAGGTCTATGACGGCTGCCGCACCGCCGGCATTGGCTGCATCGACTGCAAGAAGCGGCTGATGGTGGGCATCGAGCGCACCCTGGTCCCGATCCAGCAGCGTGGGGCGGAACTGCGGGCCCAGCCGGACGACGTGCGGGACGCGCTGGAGCACGGGGCAGCCCAGGCGCGTCAGATTGCCGAGCCAGTGATGGACGAGGTGCGCGGGAAGGTCGGCTTTCTGGGAAGCCGCCGCTAG
- a CDS encoding MFS transporter → MTPSRAAPGLALLFLAQALATGATTASTVLASLVMSSLGRESLAGLPSTLVTLSAALSAGLFGRLMVRGRKPGLIAAYLLGVLGALLGFLGGWHHVVPLFLLGAALVGAAQGGYQQARYAVAEHVPARVRGTVMGAMMLASVLGSVATTALSGLLTTLAARLYTSSEVIGWLLGGAFLLGGALLTAAWRPVRVVADPARPASAAPQLRLWDREVRWPALSVVTAQGLMVTLMSLTPLRAHHMGMDHLQVAGLVTLHITGMFGFSWLSGPLLDRLGQRFGYVAGALLLLAAALSALLGGAWLGPSMFVLGLGWSLCFVAGSTALTPYRSVQGQVDALGYLASAAGTLLGGWLLAQTGFAPLAWTCAALSLLPLLSAFRARPAVQSAPVAAD, encoded by the coding sequence ATGACCCCTTCACGCGCCGCGCCGGGCCTGGCGCTGCTGTTTCTGGCCCAGGCGCTGGCGACCGGCGCGACCACCGCCAGCACCGTGCTGGCCAGTCTGGTGATGAGCAGCCTGGGCCGCGAGTCGCTGGCTGGCCTGCCCAGCACGCTGGTCACGCTGTCGGCTGCCCTCTCGGCCGGGCTGTTCGGGCGGCTGATGGTGCGCGGGCGCAAACCGGGCCTGATCGCCGCCTATCTGCTGGGGGTGCTGGGGGCCCTGCTGGGCTTCCTGGGCGGCTGGCACCATGTGGTGCCGTTGTTCCTGCTGGGCGCAGCGCTGGTCGGGGCGGCCCAGGGCGGCTACCAGCAGGCCCGGTACGCGGTGGCCGAACATGTGCCCGCGCGGGTGCGCGGCACCGTGATGGGCGCGATGATGCTGGCCTCGGTGCTGGGGTCGGTGGCCACCACCGCGCTGTCGGGCCTGCTGACCACGCTGGCGGCGCGGCTGTACACCTCCAGCGAGGTGATCGGCTGGCTGCTGGGCGGCGCCTTCCTGCTGGGCGGCGCGCTGCTCACCGCGGCGTGGCGGCCGGTGCGGGTGGTGGCCGACCCCGCCCGCCCGGCCAGCGCTGCCCCCCAGCTGCGGCTCTGGGACCGGGAGGTGCGCTGGCCCGCGCTGTCGGTGGTCACGGCGCAGGGCCTGATGGTCACGCTGATGAGTCTGACGCCGCTGCGCGCTCACCACATGGGCATGGACCACCTGCAGGTGGCGGGACTGGTCACGCTGCACATCACTGGCATGTTCGGCTTCAGCTGGCTGAGCGGGCCGCTGCTGGACCGGCTGGGCCAGCGCTTCGGGTACGTGGCGGGGGCGCTGCTGCTGCTGGCCGCCGCGCTGAGCGCCCTGCTGGGCGGAGCGTGGCTGGGGCCGAGCATGTTCGTGCTGGGGCTCGGCTGGAGCCTGTGCTTCGTGGCCGGCAGCACCGCCCTCACGCCCTACCGCAGCGTGCAGGGGCAGGTGGACGCGCTCGGGTACCTCGCCTCGGCTGCCGGAACCCTGCTGGGCGGCTGGCTGCTGGCCCAGACCGGCTTCGCGCCACTGGCCTGGACCTGCGCGGCGCTCAGCCTGCTGCCGCTGCTGAGCGCATTCCGGGCCCGTCCGGCCGTTCAGTCGGCCCCAGTGGCCGCCGACTGA
- a CDS encoding butyrate kinase, translated as MIAYVINPGSSTTRLALAEISAPEAAALAGQLRLTLTRAEVQHAEPLDAGTPPDEQLLTVLTSLRDLLREWPAPDAVVARGGLIGQVEAGTYRVTPQLAAHTLASQTGEYTARIGASLALALAADYNVPAFIVDPPSVDELIPEARVSGVPELERTGRFHALNARLVARRAAFEVGRRLEDARVVVAHLGAGVSVTAFDQGRAIDTSGIVLDEGPFSANRAGTLPLRGLLDLAYSIPRPELEQRLKYQSGFRGLTGTADLRELERREQTDPAVRLVADAFAHQVAKALGAYSAALPGRPHAVAISGGIARWVRLVDRIERRVAWMAPLTVIPGELELEALAEGAGRVLLGLEAPHDWTAPSPDVSS; from the coding sequence ATGATCGCCTATGTGATCAACCCCGGCAGTTCCACCACCCGCCTCGCCCTGGCCGAAATCTCGGCCCCGGAGGCGGCGGCGCTGGCCGGACAGCTGCGCCTGACGCTGACCCGCGCCGAGGTGCAGCACGCCGAACCGCTGGACGCCGGCACCCCGCCGGACGAGCAGCTGCTGACGGTGCTGACCAGCCTGCGTGACCTGCTGCGCGAGTGGCCCGCCCCCGACGCGGTGGTGGCGCGGGGCGGCCTGATCGGGCAGGTGGAGGCCGGCACCTACCGGGTCACGCCGCAGCTGGCGGCGCACACGCTGGCCAGCCAGACCGGCGAGTACACCGCCCGCATCGGGGCCAGTCTGGCGCTGGCGCTGGCCGCCGACTACAACGTGCCGGCGTTCATTGTGGACCCGCCCAGCGTGGACGAGCTGATTCCGGAAGCGCGGGTGAGCGGCGTGCCGGAACTGGAGCGCACCGGGCGCTTCCACGCGTTGAATGCCCGGCTGGTGGCGCGGCGGGCCGCCTTCGAGGTGGGACGGCGCCTGGAGGACGCGCGGGTGGTGGTGGCGCACCTGGGCGCCGGGGTCAGCGTCACGGCCTTCGATCAGGGGCGGGCCATCGACACCAGCGGCATCGTGCTGGACGAGGGACCGTTCAGCGCCAACCGCGCCGGCACGCTGCCGCTCCGGGGCCTGCTGGACCTGGCCTACAGCATTCCGCGCCCGGAACTGGAGCAGCGCCTGAAGTACCAGTCCGGTTTCCGGGGCCTGACCGGCACCGCGGACCTGCGTGAGCTGGAGCGCCGCGAGCAGACTGACCCGGCGGTGCGGCTGGTGGCCGACGCCTTCGCCCATCAGGTGGCCAAGGCGCTGGGCGCCTACAGCGCGGCGCTGCCGGGTCGCCCTCACGCGGTGGCCATCTCCGGCGGCATCGCGCGCTGGGTGCGGCTGGTGGACCGCATCGAGCGCCGGGTGGCGTGGATGGCGCCGCTCACCGTGATTCCTGGCGAACTGGAACTCGAAGCCTTGGCGGAGGGCGCCGGCCGGGTGCTGCTGGGGCTGGAGGCCCCGCACGACTGGACCGCTCCGTCGCCGGACGTGTCATCCTGA